A window of Aeromicrobium sp. A1-2 contains these coding sequences:
- a CDS encoding YtxH domain-containing protein produces the protein MKKLTLLAAAAAGYVLGSRAGRERYDQIKAQATKAWNNPTVQSAVDDVQAQAKQAGADAGSKVGHKVAGAASDAKAKVADRLSGADADPASDTYRPDDEVVGPPPAPGGSRIADAAREGTS, from the coding sequence GTGAAGAAGTTGACCCTGCTCGCCGCAGCGGCAGCCGGCTACGTCCTCGGCTCTCGCGCGGGACGCGAGAGGTACGACCAGATCAAGGCCCAGGCCACGAAGGCCTGGAACAATCCCACGGTGCAGAGCGCCGTCGACGACGTGCAGGCTCAGGCGAAGCAAGCAGGCGCCGACGCCGGGAGCAAGGTCGGGCACAAGGTCGCCGGTGCAGCGAGCGATGCCAAGGCCAAGGTCGCCGACCGGCTGTCCGGCGCCGACGCAGATCCGGCGTCAGACACGTACCGACCAGATGACGAGGTCGTCGGTCCGCCGCCCGCCCCCGGCGGGTCCCGCATTGCCGACGCGGCCCGGGAAGGGACCTCGTGA